The following proteins are co-located in the Telopea speciosissima isolate NSW1024214 ecotype Mountain lineage chromosome 9, Tspe_v1, whole genome shotgun sequence genome:
- the LOC122639318 gene encoding pentatricopeptide repeat-containing protein At5g46460, mitochondrial — MRNFPAFIRSFKCPSTSFIILCNGFSVIVKKFAYSSMVVMNSAKQGTSVWNSVIQNYLRCGKLDDARRVFDETPSPDVYLYTMMIAGYSRNDRLYEALQLFYKMPVRDVVSWNSMMKGCLDCGNLDIARKIFYEMPERNVISWTTIINGFLQFGRIEMAEVLFHKMPSKDTAAWNSMIFGYCSHNRINDALRFFKRMPFRNVISWTTMISGMDQQGNTDKALFLFRQMLDSGMIPTSSTFCCVLTASAKISAFNQGVQLHAHLIKLGYVFDAFVSTSLITFYANCEKIENCSKIFQENLHINVVMWTALLTGYGLNNKHEDALDVFYNMIKVGILPNQSTFTSALNSCSGLEALDSGKEIHGRAIKLGLDEDVFVSNSLVVMYSKCGNIHDATTVFNNMSSRNIVSWNSIIVGSAQHGCGVLALEFFDRMVNAKVQPDGITFVGLLTACSHARMLDKGREFFDLLTRDASIEVKSEHYACMVDILGRSGKLEEAEEFIKIMPVKANSMVWLALLSACRVHHNLEVAKRAAQHVFDLEPHSSAGYTLLSNLYASAGKWNDVSHIRWMMKHRGIVKQPGYSWVTLKGSKHRFVCGDRSHPLNDKIYQKLDLLGAKLKELGHVPDQSFALHDVEDEQKEVMLSFHSERLAIGFALVSTVEGSTIRVMKNLRVCGDCHSAIKLISKIVGREIIVRDSSRFHHFRDGNCSCGDQW, encoded by the coding sequence ATGCGGAATTTTCCCGCCTTCATACGGAGTTTCAAGTGCCCATCAACTTCTTTCATAATTTTATGTAATGGATTTTCTGTAATTGTCAAAAAGTTTGCCTATTCGTCCATGGTTGTCATGAACTCTGCAAAACAGGGCACTTCAGTTTGGAACTCGGTGATCCAAAATTACCTCCGATGCGGAAAGCTAGATGATGCTCGTCGTGTTTTTGACGAGACTCCTTCGCCTGATGTTTATCTTTATACCATGATGATTGCTGGATATTCACGAAACGATAGACTATACGAGGCATTACAACTGTTCTATAAAATGCCTGTTCGAGATGTTGTTTCTTGGAATTCCATGATGAAGGGTTGTCTTGATTGTGGGAACTTAGATATAGCTCGAAAGATATTCTATGAAATGCCGGAAAGAAATGTTATCTCCTGGACCACGATCATAAATGGGTTCTTGCAATTTGGAAGAATTGAAATGGCTGAAGTTCTGTTTCATAAGATGCCTTCCAAGGATACGGCAGCATGGAATTCAATGATTTTTGGGTATTGTAGTCATAACCGGATTAATGACGCTCTCAGGTTTTTTAAGAGGATGCCTTTTAGGAATGTGATTTCCTGGACTACAATGATCAGTGGAATGGATCAGCAAGGGAATACTGATAAAGCACTTTTCCTCTTCCGGCAGATGCTGGATTCAGGGATGATACCCACTTCAAGCACGTTCTGTTGTGTACTAACAGCAAGCGCAAAAATATCGGCTTTTAACCAAGGTGTTCAACTTCATGCCCATCTCATCAAGTTGGGGTATGTCTTTGATGCTTTTGTCTCTACTTCACTGATCACCTTTTACGCGAATTGTGAGAAAATCGAGAATTGTAGCAAGATTTTTCAGGAAAACTTGCATATAAATGTTGTTATGTGGACTGCTCTTTTAACAGGTTACGGTTTAAATAATAAGCACGAAGATGCTTTGGATGTATTTTACAACATGATAAAAGTTGGGATCCTGCCCAATCAATCAACGTTCACTAGTGCTTTGAATTCATGCAGTGGACTAGAAGCTCTTGATAGTGGAAAAGAGATTCATGGGAGGGCTATTAAGCTTGGGTTGGATGAGGATGTGTTTGTTAGTAATTCTCTTGTTGTAATGTACTCTAAATGCGGAAACATACATGATGCAACAACTGTTTTCAACAATATGAGCAGTAGGAACATTGTTTCATGGAATTCTATAATTGTTGGGAGTGCACAACATGGGTGTGGTGTCTTGGCCCTTGAGTTCTTTGACCGGATGGTAAATGCAAAGGTGCAACCCGATGGGATTACATTCGTTGGGTTGCTTACTGCTTGTAGCCATGCTAGGATGTTAGATAAGGGGAGAGagttttttgatttattgacaCGAGATGCATCAATTGAAGTGAAGTCTGAGCATTATGCATGTATGGTGGATATCTTGGGTCGATCTGGGAAGTTGGAAGAGGCTGAGGAATTCATTAAGATCATGCCAGTGAAAGCAAACTCCATGGTCTGGTTAGCTTTGCTGAGTGCCTGTAGAGTACATCATAACTTGGAGGTGGCAAAAAGAGCTGCACAACATGTCTTTGACCTGGAACCACATAGTAGTGCAGGATATACTTTATTGTCCAACTTATATGCTTCAGCAGGTAAATGGAATGATGTCTCACACATAAGATGGATGATGAAGCATAGAGGAATTGTGAAGCAACCAGGATATAGTTGGGTGACACTAAAGGGATCAAAGCATAGGTTCGTTTGTGGAGATAGGTCCCACCCTTTGAATGACAAAATATACCAGAAGTTGGATCTTTTGGGTGCAAAACTGAAGGAGTTGGGTCATGTTCCTGACCAGAGTTTTGCATTGCATGATGTGGAGGATGAACAGAAGGAAGTGATGTTGTCTTTTCATAGTGAGAGGCTTGCCATTGGATTTGCACTAGTCAGTACTGTAGAAGGTAGTACAATAAGAGTGATGAAGAACCTTCGTGTGTGTGGGGATTGTCATTCTGCTATCAAGCTTATATCAAAGATTGTTGGGCGTGAGATCATTGTGAGAGATTCTAGTCGATTCCATCACTTTAGGGATGGAAACTGTTCTTGTGGGGATCAATGGTAA